The following coding sequences are from one Lolium rigidum isolate FL_2022 chromosome 6, APGP_CSIRO_Lrig_0.1, whole genome shotgun sequence window:
- the LOC124663012 gene encoding putative respiratory burst oxidase homolog protein H, with translation MASPSGGRHAADRPPPVPLDGITVDSGGGGGGARAQGVGLPRPPGWMKQPSRLASGVRQFASRVSMKVPDGVAAGIGIRPGGLGRMTRMQSSAQVGLKGLRFLDKTSGGKDGWKAVERRFDEMNKGGLLPKESFGKCIGMGDSKEFAGELFVTLSRRRKIEAEAGVNKEQLKEFWEEMTDQNFDSRLHIFFDMCDKNGDGMLTEDEVKEVIVLSASANKLAKLKSHAATYSSLIMEELDPDDRGYIEIWQLETLLRGMVSAQAPEVKLKRTTSNLARTMIPLRYRSPLKRHLTKTMDFIHENWKRIWLVTLWLAANLALFIYKFEQYKHRASFQVMGNCVCIAKGAAETLKLNMALILLPVCRNTLTTLRSTALSHVIPFDDNINFHKVLAASIAIGTTLHTLAHVTCDFPRLISYPNDKFMALLGSNFNWKQPTYLDLLQSTPGITGILMIIIMSFAFTLAMHSFRRSVVKLPSPLHHLAGFNAFWYAHHLLLVAYILLVVHSYFIFLTREWYKKTTWMYLVVPVLFYACERIIRKVRENNFGVTVLRAAIYPGNVLSLHMKKPPGFKYKSGMYLFVKCPDVSPFEWHPFSITSAPGDDYLSVHIRTLGDWTSELRDLFGKCCEAQVTSKKATLSRLETTVIADSQIEDTRFPKVYIDGPYGAPAQNYKKYDILLLVGLGIGATPFISILKDLLNNIKTNDEVESVHGSEIGSFKNNGPGRAYFYWVTREQGSFDWFKGVMNEVADSDHSNVIEMHNYLTSVYEEGDARSALIAMVQSLQHAKNGVDIVSGSKIRTHFARPNWRKVFADLANAHKNSRIGVFYCGSPTLTKQLKDLSKEFSQSTTTRFHFHKENF, from the exons ATGGCGTCACCGAGCGGTGGCAGGCACgcggcggatcggccgccgccggtgccgctGGACGGGATCACCGTCgacagcggtggtggcggcggcggtgccagGGCGCAGGGGGTAGGGCTGCCTCGCCCACCGGGCTGGATGAAGCAGCCGTCGCGGCTGGCGTCCGGGGTGCGGCAGTTCGCGTCGCGGGTGTCGATGAAGGTGCCGGACGGGGTGGCGGCCGGCATCGGCATCCGGCCGGGCGGCCTCGGGCGCATGACGCGGATGCAGTCCAGCGCGCAGGTGGGGCTCAAAGGCCTGCGCTTCCTCGACAAGACCTCCGGCGGCAAGGACGGCTGGAAGGCCGTCGAGCGCCGCTTCGACGAGATGAACAAGGGCGGACTTCTCCCCAAGGAGAGCTTCGGCAAGTGCATCG GCATGGGGGACTCCaaggagttcgccggcgagctGTTCGTCACGCTGTCGAGGCGGAGGAAGATCGAGGCCGAGGCCGGCGTCAACAAGGAGCAGCTCAAGGAGTTCTGGGAGGAGATGACCGACCAGAACTTCGACTCGCGGCTCCACATCTTCTTTGACAT GTGTGACAAGAACGGCGATGGGATGCTCACGGAAGATGAGGTCAAGGAG GTTATTGTATTGAGCGCATCAGCAAACAAGCTGGCCAAGCTGAAGAGCCACGCGGCGACTTACTCGTCACTGATCATGGAGGAGCTCGACCCCGACGACCGCGGCTACATCGAG ATTTGGCAGCTGGAGACGCTGCTGCGCGGGATGGTGAGCGCGCAGGCGCCGGAGGTGAAGCTGAAGCGGACGACGTCGAACCTCGCGAGGACGATGATCCCGCTGCGGTACCGGAGCCCACTGAAGCGGCACCTCACCAAGACCATGGACTTCATCCACGAGAACTGGAAGCGGATATGGCTAGTGACACTGTGGCTGGCCGCCAACCTTGCCCTCTTCATCTACAAGTTCGAGCAGTACAAGCACCGGGCCTCGTTCCAGGTGATGGGCAACTGTGTCTGCATCGCCAAGGGCGCTGCCGAGACGCTCAAGCTGAACATGGCGCTCATCCTCCTCCCCGTATGCCGCAACACGCTCACCACACTCAGGTCCACTGCTCTCAGCCATGTCATTCCCTTCGACGACAACATCAACTTCCACAAG GTCCTCGCGGCCTCCATCGCGATCGGGACGACACTCCACACGCTCGCGCACGTCACCTGCGACTTCCCAAGGCTGATCTCCTACCCGAATGACAAGTTCATGGCCCTGCTGGGGTCGAACTTTAACTGGAAGCAGCCGACGTACCTGGACCTTCTGCAGAGCACCCCAGGGATCACCGGCATCCTGATGATCATCATCATGTCCTTCGCCTTCACACTGGCGATGCACTCCTTCAGGCGGAGCGTCGTGAAGCTCCCGTCGCCACTGCATCACCTAGCTGGCTTCAACGCCTTCTGGTACGCACACCACCTGCTGTTGGTCGCGTATATCCTCCTGGTGGTGCATTCCTACTTCATATTCCTCACCAGGGAGTGGTACAAGAAGACG ACATGGATGTACCTGGTAGTCCCTGTCCTCTTCTATGCCTGCGAGAGAATTATCAGAAAAGTTCGCGAGAACAATTTCGGCGTGACCGTTCTGAGG GCTGCCATTTACCCTGGTAATGTGCTCTCTCTTCACATGAAGAAGCCACCAggtttcaagtacaagagtgggaTGTACCTGTTTGTCAAATGCCCTGATGTCTCGCCTTTCGAATG GCATCCGTTCTCCATCACTTCTGCACCTGGAGATGACTACCTGAGCGTGCATATCCGCACACTAGGTGACTGGACATCTGAACTCAGGGACTTATTCGGAAAG TGTTGCGAGGCACAAGTTACTTCTAAGAAGGCTACGCTTTCAAGACTTGAAACTACGGTTATCGCAGACTCTCAGATAGAGGATACTAG GTTTCCTAAGGTCTATATTGATGGCCCTTATGGTGCGCCTGCACAAAATTACAAGAAATATGACATTCTTTTGCTCGTTGGTCTTGGGATCGGCGCCACTCCCTTCATCAGCATACTCAAAGATCTCTTGAACAATATAAAGACTAACGAT GAGGTGGAAAGCGTACACGGTTCTGAGATAGGCAGCTTCAAAAACAATGGGCCAGGGAGAGCTTACTTCTACTGGGTTACAAGAGAGCAAGGATCATTTGATTGGTTCAAAGGAGTCATGAATGAAGTTGCTGACAGCGACCACAGC AATGTCATAGAGATGCACAATTACCTCACCAGCGTGTATGAAGAAGGCGATGCCAGGTCAGCGTTGATTGCCATGGTTCAATCACTCCAGCATGCCAAAAATGGTGTTGATATCGTCTCTGGAAGCAAG ATTCGGACACATTTTGCAAGACCTAACTGGAGAAAAGTATTTGCTGATTTGGCCAATGCCCACAAGAATTCGCGCATAG GTGTTTTCTATTGTGGGTCTCCAACACTCACGAAACAACTCAAGGATCTTTCAAAAGAATTCAGCCAGTCAACCACAACTAGGTTCCATTTCCACAAGGAGAACTTCTAA
- the LOC124668439 gene encoding uncharacterized protein LOC124668439: protein MEEVQDMQESETASVVKVPREPAIIINGVPELPPDCPSGSQPAVRDAPGSQVDPRFGEWLEGRKVRKLFGDKYYVGKVVKYESQSNWYNVVYEDGDQEDLEWAELEEILLPLGITIPLKTLVMDKCKRQSAVPDYKPKVGRPKKVYAMLEGAVPLPQGTSVASNQTMVVAVNDQKSNNVLGLLQVSASNDVTSASASTGENAQVCLKSSDQPRKRGRPRKDRTISSDIQPKKRGRPPKKSSMPGDPRNSVHKRNAETIRQEKLKRENMRVQGATPGAQLF, encoded by the coding sequence ATGGAGGAAGTTCAAGACATGCAAGAGTCAGAGACTGCATCTGTTGTCAAAGTACCTAGAGAGCCTGCCATCATTATCAATGGTGTCCCAGAATTGCCTCCTGATTGCCCGTCTGGTTCACAACCTGCAGTAAGAGATGCCCCAGGATCTCAAGTTGATCCTCGCTTTGGTGAATGGCTAGAAGGGCGGAAAGTGAGAAAGCTCTTTGGAGATAAGTATTATGTGGGGAAAGTTGTCAAGTATGAAAGTCAAAGCAATTGGTACAATGTTGTCTATGAAGATGGAGACcaggaagatcttgagtgggccgAACTGGAGGAGATCCTACTACCATTGGGCATAACCATTCCACTCAAAACACTTGTTATGGACAAATGCAAACGTCAGAGTGCAGTTCCTGACTACAAACCTAAGGTGGGCAGGCCCAAAAAAGTTTATGCTATGTTAGAAGGCGCGGTTCCATTACCCCAAGGAACTAGTGTTGCGAGCAATCAGACCATGGTTGTAGCAGTGAATGACCAAAAGTCAAACAACGTACTAGGGTTGCTTCAGGTGTCTGCATCAAATGATGTCACGAGTGCATCAGCATCAACAGGAGAAAATGCTCAAGTATGTCTGAAGTCTAGTGATCAACCTAGAAAGAGGGGCAGGCCTCGAAAGGATAGAACTATCTCAAGTGATATTCAACCTAAAAAAAGAGGCAGGCCTCCAAAAAAGAGCAGTATGCCTGGAGATCCTCGGAATAGTGTTCATAAGCGAAATGCAGAGACAATTAGACAAGAAAAACTGAAGAGAGAAAACATGCGTGTGCAAGGAGCAACACCTGGAGCTCAATTATTCTAA